A genomic stretch from Vanrija pseudolonga chromosome 6, complete sequence includes:
- the MUP1_4 gene encoding High-affinity methionine permease, which yields MGNEQEHYSNELASNAPNGHRGFNAAADDDKSSNLGASHPIVSEESLPGRRQIGFWSAVFIIFNRMLGTGVFATPSAILSLSGSVGLALFMWVIGSIIAAAGMTVYVVWGSSIPKNGGEKNYLEYLIRKPKYLITCMYASNGVLLGWASGNSIVFGEYILRAANQQHPGQWTRRLVGFACITFVFLLHGTRLRWGLWLQNILGVFKFIILLIVIIGGFIALGGHLKVEKPNNFAHPWEGTTASASSFCLSLYNVIWSYVGFSNVNYALSEVKNPKRTVRIAGPLAIGIITILYILANIAYFAAASKKDITESGTLVAALLFRNVFGTKAERALSVFVALSALGNVLSVVFSQGRVNQELGREGILPFSKFWGSNRPFNAPLAGLGLHWAICLITIFALPPGDAYGFVINTISYPLSVINAVISFGIVFIYFFPNFYKDEPGNHVPRPNVWATGAALFFGLANVFLFIVPFTKPPKGGEPYKTLPYWTHAVAGWAVFGIGFIYWLVWAKLFPTVGGYNLVRVKEVGADGLERNVFKHEKKQQ from the exons ATGGGCAACGAACAGGAACACTACTCAAACGAGCTGGCGAGCAACGCACCGAACGGCCACCGCGGcttcaacgccgccgccgatgacgacAAGTCGTCCAACCTCGGCGCGTCCCACCCCATTGTGTCCGAGGAGTCGCTCCCCGGCCGCAGGCAGATTGGCTTCTGGTCGGCCGTCTTCATCATCTTCAACCGCATGCTTGGCACTGG TGTTTTCGCCACTCCTAGTGCCATTCTCAGCCTCAGTGGCTCGGTCGGCCTTGCCCTCTTCATGTGGGTTATCGGCTCCATCATTGCCGCTGCCGGTATGACCGTCTACGTTGTCTGGGGCTCGTCGATCCCCAAGAACGGTGGCGAGAAGAACTACCTCGAGTACCTGATTCGCAAGCCAAAGTACCTCATCACGTGCATGTACGCCTCGAACggtgtcctcctcggctgGGCTTCCGGCAACTCGATCGTCTTTGGCGAGTACATTCTCCGTGCTGCcaaccagcagcaccccGGCCAGTGGACTCGTCGTCTTGTCGGCTTCGCCTGCATCACtttcgtcttcctcctccacggTACCCGTCTCCGCTGGGGTCTCTGGCTCCAGAACATCCTCGGTGTCTTCAAGTTTATCATCCTGCTCATTGTCATCATTGGCGGCTTtatcgccctcggcggccaccTCAAGGTTGAGAAGCCCAACAACTTTGCCCACCCCTGGGAGGGCACCACtgccagcgcgagcagcttCTGTCTCTCGCTCTACAACGTCATTTGGTCGTACGTTGGCTTCTCCAACGTCAACTACGCTCTGTCCGAGGTCAAGAACCCCAAGCGCACTGTCCGCATTGCCGGTCCCCTTGCCATTGGCATCATCACCATCCTCTACATCCTCGCCAACATTGCCTACtttgccgccgcctccaagAAGGACATTACCGAGTCGGGCACCCTTGTCGCTGCCCTCCTCTTCCGCAACGTCTTTGGCACCAAGGCTGAGCGTGCTCTGTCCGTGTTCGTTGCCCTCTCGGCTCTTGGCAACGTCCTTTCCGTCGTCTTCTCGCAGGGTCGTGTCAACCAGGAGCTCGGTCGCGAGGGTATCCTTCCCTTCTCCAAGTTCTGGGGCTCGAACCGTCCCTTCAACGCTCCCCTTGCTGGTCTCGGTCTCCACTGGGCCATCTGTCTCATCACCATCTTTGCTCTTCCCCCCGGTGACGCTTATGGCTTTGTGATCAACACCATCTCGTACCCCTTGTCCGTCATCAACGCCGTCATCTCGTTTGGCATTGTCTTCATCTACTTCTTCCCCAACTTCTACAAGGACGAGCCCGGAAACCACGTCCCCCGCCCCAACGTCTGGGCCACTGGCGCCGCTCTCTTCTTCGGCCTCGCCAACGTCTTCCTCTTCATTGTCCCCTTCACCAAGCCCCCCAAGGGTGGTGAGCCCTACAAGACTCTCCCCTACTGGACGCACGCTGTTGCCGGTTGGGCGGTCTTCGGCATCGGCTTCATCTACTGGCTCGTCTGGGCCAAGCTCTTCCCCACGGTCGGCGGCTACAACCTCGTCCGTGTCAAGGAGGTTGGTGCCGATGGCCTTGAGCGCAACGTCTTCAAGCACGAGAAGAAGCAGCAATAG
- the olpB_2 gene encoding Cell surface glycoprotein 1 codes for MKTSSIVLLSVIAAVAELAQARPADHLQSRQAGLGYIYPDPHNPASRCFAPNERKPATNGTTPAETKRGQSYPDCIWWQTFYNNGVPKPEDVDEWKDNGNYGQCWYQTFLKTLASEQPERIYAALNKTQLEQGEAQYATIELPNGFTDNQIAQTTLALVGLQPWAGGGPGDKPWWPLVYQYGIGRGAAGGSGYIGACRAADTDTTAVLATLIGNYTTYTSGNARHERRQVSSQLSTVLQEVSDKKLYAFAKIDDKVYRVISYNTSPGEIVLQAVDGTILHENLAFAARISSLSVQQVANTGSSSAGPSSTEAPSSSSTASVEPTGSVSSSSSSSSSSSSSSSSSSSSSSSSSSSSSSSSSSSSSSSSSSSASASASSSASESSSSSVSASSSSASASSSSESSSSSAPTASGTGTATAAPTGSSSAESSASSTTSAPVPSNSTTSVPIEPTGGNATTSAPLPTGNSTAPPSSTASPSSTASLSSTASGDISSTGSAEPTSATPTSATPTGSSEPTGTEAPTSTGKPKPSKSCKPKNKKRRSLRRSSKPAKE; via the exons ATGAAGACTTCGAGCATTGTCCTTCTGTCTGTcatcgctgccgtcgccgagc TCGCCCAGGCCCGGCCGGCCGACCACCTCCAGAGCCGTCAAGCTGGCCTTGGCTACATCTATCCCGACCCCCATaaccccgcctcgcgctgctttGCGCCCAACGAGCGGAAGCCTGCTACGAACGGGACTACCCCAGCCGAGACCAAGCGCGGCCAGTCCTACCCTGACTGTATCTGGTGGCAGACGTTCTACAACAACGGTGTAcccaagcccgaggacgtcgacgagtggAAGGACAATGGCAACTACGGCCAGTGTTGGTACCAGACCTTCCTCAAGACGCTCGCCTCTGAGCAGCCCGAGCGCATCTACGCCGCCCTCAACAAGACTCAGCTGGAGCAGGGGGAGGCGCAGTACGCTACCATTGAACTGCCCAACGGCTTCACGGACAACCAGATTGCCCAGACAACCCTGGCCCTTGTTGGTCTCCAGCCATGGGCGGGAGGTGGCCCCGGCGACAAGCCATG GTGGCCGCTGGTCTATCAGTACGGCATTGGCAggggcgccgctggcggctcCGGTTACATTGGCGCTTGCCgggccgccgacaccgacaccacTGCA GTCCTCGCGACTCTGATCGGCAACTACACCACCTACACCAGCGGCAACGCGCGCCACGAGCGTCGCCAGGTCAGCTCCCAGCTCAGCACCGTGCTGCAGGAGGTCTCGGACAAGAAGCTCTACGCGTTTGCCAAGATTGACGACAAGGTGTACCGTGTCATCAGCTACAACACTTCGCCCGGAGA GATCGTCCTccaggccgtcgacggcacCATCCTCCACGAGAACCTCGCATTCGCTGCGCGCATCTCCTCGCTGTCGGTCCAGCAGGTCGCCAACAccggcagctcgtcggctggACCTAGCAGCACTgaggcgccgagcagcagcagcactgcaTCCGTCGAGCCGACCggcagcgtgtcgtcgtcgtcgtcgtcgtcgtcgtcgtcgtcgtcgtcgtcgtcgtcgtcgtcgtcgtcgtcgtcgtcgtcgtcgtcgtcgtcgtcgtcgtcgtcgtcgtcgtcgtcgtcgtcgtcgtcgtcgtcatcggcttcggcttcggcgtcgtcctcggcttcggagtcgtcctcgtcgtcggtgtctgcttcgtcatcctcggcctctgcttcgtcgtcctcggagtcgtcttcgtcctctGCCCCCACCGCTTCGGGTACCGGTACCGCTACGGCCGCCCCGACTGGCAGCAGCTctgccgagtcgagcgccagctcgaccacctccgccCCCGTGCCTTCCAACAGCACGACCTCGGTGCCTATCGAGCCCACTGGCGGCAATGCCACGACCTCGGCTCCCCTCCCTACCGGCAACAGCACCGCTCCTCCttcgtcgaccgcctcgcctTCATCAACGGCCTCGCTTTCGTCCACCGCCTCGGGAGACATCAGCTCGACTGGTTCGGCTGAGCCCACCAGCGCCACTCCCACTAGCGCTACCCCGACCGGCTCGAGCGAGCCCACCGGTACCGAGGCGCCCACGTCCACcggcaagcccaagccctCCAAGAGCTGCAAGCCCAAGAACAAGAAgcgtcgctcgctccgccGCTCGTCCAAGCCGGCCAAGGAGTAA
- the RTA1_2 gene encoding Protein RTA1, translating into MPRSSASALLYAVGALAIASSALAKANRDYCPSDPYADPANDQCNPLRYVPSLGLNAAACALYFAVWLAFTYNQFRYKGKYFLCLVIGTFTAGIGLVLRLVFRKMLHSSGAYIAMYLFVVLSPCAFLAADYILLGRIVNHLDAERYLFIKPSKVSTIFIISDIVTFLIQAVGGGTSSAQSQKARDVGVRIFLAGLAAQLLSFLLFSILWLVFLIRARKDEFLWKRSGWKQLYFALGFTCICFLIRSFFRTVELSEGYAGYLSIHEKFYMGLDALPLFVGILVYVWYWPPRILTPDTKVQRSEWSDASYDDTELAPPVREHGSPNTSATLADDGAFADSEGKK; encoded by the exons ATGCCACGCAGCAGCGCATCAGCGCTGCTctacgccgtcggcgcgctcgccatcgcgtCCAGCGCCCTTGCAAAGGCCAACCGCGACTACTGTCCTTCGGACCCATAT GCCGATCCTGCCAACGATCA ATGCAACCCCCTCCGCTACGTCCCCTCGCTGGGTCTTAACGCCGCAGCCTGCGCGCTCTACTTCGCAGTCTGGCTGGCCTTTACCTACA ACCAGTTCCGTTACAAGGGCAAGTACTTCCTCTGCCTCGTCATCGGCACCTTCACGGCCGGCATCGGCCTCGTGCTGCGCCTCGTCTTCCGCAAGATGCTCCACTCGTCGGGCGCCTACATCGCCATGTACCTGTTTGTTGTCCTGAGT CCATGTGCattcctcgccgccgactacatcctcctcggccgcatcgTCAACcaccttgacgccgagcgtTACCTGTTCATCAAGCCGAGCAAGGTGTCGACGATCTTTATCATCTCAGACA TCGTCACGTTCCTCATCCAGGCCGTCGGTggcggcacgtcgtcggcccagTCGCAGAAGGCGCGTGATGTCGGCGTGCGCATCTTCCTGGCCGGTCTCGCGGCACAGCTCCTCagcttcctcctcttctccaTCCTCTGGCTCGTCTTCCTGATCCGCGC CCGCAAGGACGAGTTCCTCTGGAAGCGCTCGGGCTGGAAGCAGCTCTACTTTGCCCTCGGCTTCACCTGCATCTGCTTCCTTATCCGATCCTTCTTCCGCACGGTCGAGCTGTCGGAGGGTTACGCCGGTTACCTGTCGATCCACGAAAAGTTCTACATGGGtctcgacgcgctgcccCTGTtcgtcggcatcctcgtctACGTCTGGtactggccgccgcgcatcCTGACCCCCGACACCAAGGTGCAGCGCTCCGAGTGGTCTGACGCGTCGTACGACGACACCGAGCTCGCCCCACCCGTGAGGGAGCACGGCTCGCCCAACACGTCGGCGACGCTCGCTGACGACGGGGCGTTTGCCGATTCAGAGGGTAAGAAGTGA
- the OpS4_2 gene encoding FAD-dependent monooxygenase OpS4: MTNNIPSQWKQLDVAVIGGGLGGMATAVALRRAGHKVSIYERRDFKVEVGASISCAANGGKWLREWNVDIPRGRPVELMKLVMRDWDTGKILNQYDLDHYEQDWGIPYYMFHRVDMHEMLLEAATSPEGEGIPATVVVDHICTSVDYDKGEVTFANGNVIRADMIIGADGIRSVVRREIGVIPQMKSANQTCYRVNVRRSDIDKFNLMHDAVDPAIQFWGGYPKGELSRYYKIVMSPCSGGDIVSFYCFMPTEMTNHTQEGFVFAEVPVSDVMAGDYSRLDTMCQDLIKHSVDRMPWRLYVHQPYPTWHKGKVCIVGDAAHPMMPHQSQGACTAIEDAAALGLIFSKDYDFTHNVEAGLKFYEHIRKPRATRVQAASARATENLNERIGFTSLTAPEAALAAKDGKLTVNEMNEYDMKAHVAKEAKSYGHLFAVEEH; encoded by the exons ATGACGAACAACATCCCTAGCCAGTGGAAGCAGCTCGACGTAGCAG ttatcggcggcggcctcggtggcATGGCGACGGCAGTGGCCCTCCGCCGAGCCGGTCACAAGG TGTCAATCTACGAGCGTCGCGACttcaaggtcgaggtcggcgcaTCGATTTCATGCGCGGCCAACGGTGGCAAG TGGCTACGCGAGTGGAATGTCGACATCCCGCGCGGCAGGCCCGTCGAGCTGATGAAGCTCGTCATGCGCGATTGGGACACGGGCAAGATTCTGAACCAGTACGACCTTGACCACTACGAGCAGGACTGGGGTATT CCTTACTACATGTTCCACCGCGTGGACATGCACGAGATGCTACTGGaggccgcgacgtcgcctgAGGGCGAAGGCATCCCTGCCACTGTTGTCGTGGACCATATCTGCACGTCGGTCGACTacgacaagggcgaggtgacgTTTGCAAACGGCAACGTGATCCGCGCGGACATGATCATCGGCGCTGACGGCATCCGA TCTGTCGTCCGCCGCGAGATTGGCGTCATCCCTCAGATGAAGTCGGCCAACCAGACATGCTACCGCGTCAATGTGCGCCGGTCCGACATTGACAAGTTCAACCTCAtgcacgacgccgtcgacccgGCCATCCAGTTCTGGGGCGGTTACCCCAAGGGCGAGCTGAGCCGGTATTACAAGATTGTCATGAGTCCGTGTTCTGGCGGCGACATTGTCTCGTTCTACTGCTTC ATGCCCACCGAAATGACAAACCACACGCAAGAGGGCTTCGTGTTCGCAGAGGTGCCCGTTTCAGACGTCATGGCCGGGGACTACTCTCGCCTGGACACCATGTGCCAGGACCTTATCAAGCACTCGGTCGACCGCATGCCATGGCGCCTGTACGTCCACCAGCCGTACCCGACGTGGCACAAGGGCAAGGTGTGCATTGTAGGCGACGCCGCCCATCCCATGATGCCACACCAGTCCCAAGGTGCGTGCACCGCcatcgaggacgcggcggccctCGGCCTAATCTTCTCCAAGGACTACGACTTCACCCAcaacgtcgaggccggcctcaAGTTTTACGAGCACATCCGCAAGCCCCGCGCGACCCGCGTCCAGGCCGCGAGTGCTCGCGCCACAGAGAATCTCAACGAGCGTATCGGCTTTACTAGCCTCAcggcgcccgaggccgccctcgctgccaaggacggcaagctcaCGGTCAATGAGATGAACGAGTATGATATGAAGGCGCACGtggccaaggaggccaagtCGTACGGCCACCTCTTTGCAGTTGAGGAGCACTAG
- the sdc gene encoding Salicylate decarboxylase yields MRGKVSLEEAFELPRLAAQTKEKAELYIAPANRERYFEEILNPCGNRLDLSNKHGIGYTIYSVYSPGPQGYTDRKECESYAAEVNDFIAGQIAPHKDRMGAFAALSMHDPHQASAELRRCVKEYGFLGALVNDAQHAGSDGETYIFYDQPEWDVFWATCVELDVPFYLHPEPPVGSYLKQQYEGRKYLIGPPVSFANGVSLHVLGMIVNGVFDRFPKLKVILGHLGEHIPGDFWRINHWFNHCSRPLAESRGDVFAKQQLLYYFQNNIWLTTSGNFSTATLGFCAQHVGAERILFSVDSPYEKIDEGCDWYDGDKDAIVKAVGGEKAYIDIGRDNAKRLFKLGKFYDSEA; encoded by the coding sequence ATGCGCGGCAAAGTCTCCCTCGAAGAAGCCTTTGAGCTCCCCCGCCTCGCAGCTCAGACCAAGGAAAAGGCCGAGCTGTACATCGCTCCCGCCAACCGCGAGCGCTACTTTGAAGAGATCCTGAACCCGTGCGGCAACCGCCTCGACTTGAGCAACAAGCACGGCATCGGCTACACAATCTACTCGGTCTACTCGCCTGGCCCACAGGGCTACACCGACCGCAAGGAGTGCGAgtcgtacgccgccgaggtcaacgACTTTATCGCAGGCCAGATCGCCCCCCACAAGGATCGCATGGGCGCGTTTGCCGCGCTGAGCATGCACGACCCGCACCAGGCGTCGGCCGAGCTCCGCCGCTGCGTCAAGGAGTacggcttcctcggcgcgctggtcaACGACGCGCAGCACGCCGGCTCCGACGGCGAGACGTACATCTTCTACGACCAGCCCGAGTGGGACGTCTTCTGGGCGACgtgcgtcgagctcgacgttcCGTTCTACCTGCACCCCGAGCCGCCGGTCGGATCGTACCTGAAGCAGCAGTATGAGGGCCGCAAGTACCTCATCGGCCCGCCCGTGTCGTTTGCCAACGGCGTGTCTCTCCACGTCCTCGGCATGATCGTCAACGGCGTGTTCGACCGCTTCCCAAAGCTCAAGGTCATCCTTGGTCACCTGGGCGAGCACATCCCAGGCGACTTCTGGCGCATCAACCACTGGTTCAACCACTGCTCTCGTCCGCTTgccgagtcgcgcggcgacgtgTTCGCCAAGCAGCAACTGCTGTACTACTTCCAGAACAACATCTGGCTCACTACTAGCGGCAACTTTAGTACCGCGACCCTCGGATTCTGCGcccagcacgtcggcgccgagcgcatccTTTTCTCCGTCGACTCGCCGTACGAGAAGATCGACGAGGGCTGCGACTGGTacgacggcgacaaggacgccATTGTCAAGGCCGTGGGCGGGGAGAAGGCCTACATCGACATTGGCCGTGACAATGCCAAGCGTCTGTTCAAGCTCGGCAAGTTTTACGACTCGGAGGCGTGA
- the SPAC1039.04_5 gene encoding putative transporter, which produces MSAKDYSVAEANPPRYHTDDVDSKEHAVITQPVDASLNDKEAKALGDRVLRDSNGQVIEFDAAMERKLVRKIDLFVVPTVALLYLFCFIDVSDTSPYCCSPQRANIGNARLAGMEKSLNLHGYQYNLLLTVFYVSYIVFEIPSNILCKYLGPARWLPFISFGFGLMSLCTAFVTNFSNAAAVRFLLGVFEAGLLPGIAYYLSRWYRKSELSFRLALYLFTAPCAGAFGGLLASGILKIKSIGRVHSWQNIFLIEGIITCGISLIAFFTMPGHPATARFLSPFERELAMARVKAENVGSTKVVDKFDRKKLLRGIINPNTLAVSWMFLFVNITVQGIAFFTPTIIATIYPHASTIRKQLYTVPPYVVGAVVNLIVPFISVKTNKRLPLFIGSSCLCIIGYIIFLATANPHARYGAVFLAVSGAFPFGPLCNGQVAINILSDTGRSTGIGWNVMVGNIGGLISTWSYLPTDSPNYHIGNGLNLAGNSTILITSICLLLWLQWDNKRRDRADNTGQLEGLTEEEIEDLDWKHPSWRWYL; this is translated from the exons ATGTCGGCGAAAGATTACAGTGTGGCAGAGGCCAACCCGCCGAGATACCACACAGACGATGTCGACAGCAAAGAGCACGCGGTGATCACACAGCCCGTCGATGCCTCCCTCAATGACAAGGAGGCCAAAGCTCTCGGCGACCGGGTCCTTCGCGATAGTAATG GTCAAGTCATCGAGTTCGACGCCGCGATGGAACGCAAGTTGGTACGCAAAATCGACCTGTTCGTCGTCCCAACGGTGGCTCTGCTCTACCTGTTCTGCTTCATCGACGTGAGTGACACTTCCCCGTACTGTTGCTCACCCCAGCGAGCCAACATTGGCAACGCCCGCCTCGCTGGCATGGAGAAAAGCCTCAATCTCCACGGGTACCAATATAACCTGCTCCTCACGGTATTCTACGTGTCGTACATAGTCTTCGAAATCCCGTCCAACATCCTGTGCAAGTACCTTGGTCCGGCGCGATGGCTGCCATTCATCTCGTTTGGCTTTGGG CTCATGTCGCTGTGCACGGCATTCGTGACAAACTTTtccaacgccgccgccgtacgtttcctcctcggcgtgtTCGAAGCCGGCCTGCTGCCCGGAATCGCCTACTACCTGTCGCGGTGGTACCGCAAGTCGGAGCTCAgcttccgcctcgcgctctaCCTCTTCACTGCGCCGTGTGCCGGCGCATTTGGCGGTCTCCTCGCGTCTGGCATCCTCAAGATCAAGTCGATTGGTCGGGTGCACAGCTGGCAGAACATCTTCCTAATCGAAGGCATCATCACCTGTGGCATATCTCTCATCGCATTCTTCACAATGCCAGGCCACCCGGCGACAGCCCGCTTCCTGTCCCCATTCGAGCGCGAACTGGCCATGGCACGCGTCAAGGCCGAAAACGTCGGCTCTACCAAAGTCGTTGACAAGTTTGACCGCAAGAAACTGCTCCGCGGCATCATCAACCCCAACACGCTGGCCGTGTCGTGGATGTTCCTGTTCGTGAACATTACCGTTCAAGGCATTGCCTTCTTCACCCCGACGATCATCGCCACGATTTACCCACACGCCAGCACGATTAGGAAGCAGCTGTACACTGTCCCTCCGTAcgttgtcggcgccgtcgtcaacctCATCGTCCCGTTCATCTCGGTGAAAACCAACAAGAGGCTTCCTCTGTTCATTGGCTCTTCGTGCCTGTGCATCATCGGCTACATCATCTTCCTGGCCACGGCAAACCCGCACGCACGTTACGGTGCAGTCTTTCTCGCTGTCAGCGGGGCATTCCCATTCGGCCCGTTGTGCAATGGGCAAGTCGCCATCAACATTTTGTCCGACACTGGTCGCTCGACTGGCATCGGATGGAATGTAATGGTTGGG AACATCGGCGGCCTCATCAGCACCTGGTCCTACCTGCCGACGGACAGTCCAAACTATCA CATTGGCAACGGCCTCAACCTCGCAGGCAACAGCACCATCCTCATCACGAGCATCTGCCTCCTGCTTTGGCTACAATGGGACAATaagcgccgcgaccgcgccgacaacACGGGGCAGCTCGAAGGGttgaccgaggaggagattgaggaTCTCGACTGGAAGCACCCGTCGTGGCGCTGGTATCTGTAG